In one Alnus glutinosa chromosome 14, dhAlnGlut1.1, whole genome shotgun sequence genomic region, the following are encoded:
- the LOC133857823 gene encoding transcription factor MYB36-like: MGRAPCCDKASVKKGPWSPEEDATLKKFLEKHGTGGNWIALPHKAGLKRCGKSCRLRWLNYLRPDIKRGGFTEEEDMIICSLFGSIGSRWSVIASQLPGRTDNDIKNYWNTKLKKKLFMAGNSCPMTATTDNNNETTKNISYLNLAEISAPIPKVESYDYGNSACFDSSSSTLPMQVYVQNCDSNDHQLSPISKPIQVSDFSITSSQDVSGLSTSSALGLENSYSMWSGINGGFKEEEAGVFPHDDNFLNGFEFQEDTRDLAPVFLGNSPLGYFAG; encoded by the exons ATGGGTAGAGCTCCGTGCTGTGACAAAGCTAGCGTGAAAAAAGGTCCATGGTCCCCTGAAGAAGATGCCACTCTAAAGAAGTTCCTCGAGAAACATGGCACTGGTGGCAATTGGATTGCTTTGCCTCACAAAGCAG GCCTTAAACGCTGCGGCAAGAGCTGTCGGCTGAGATGGCTAAATTATCTAAGGCCAGACATCAAGCGTGGAGGTTTCACTGAGGAGGAAGACATGATTATCTGCTCTCTCTTTGGTAGCATTGGAAGTAG GTGGTCTGTTATAGCTTCCCAACTGCCCGGTAGAACAGACAATGATATTAAGAACTACTGGAACACCAAGCTGAAGAAAAAGCTATTTATGGCAGGAAATAGTTGTCCCATGACTGCCACCACTGACAATAACAACGAGACTACTAAAAATATTAGTTATCTCAACTTGGCAGAGATTTCGGCTCCAATTCCTAAAGTGGAATCCTATGATTATGGTAATTCAGCTTGTTTTGATTCAAGCTCCAGTACATTGCCTATGCAAGTTTATGTGCAAAACTGTGATTCGAATGATCATCAATTATCTCCGATTTCGAAGCCTATCCAAGTTTCGGATTTCAGCATAACTTCATCTCAGGATGTTTCGGGTCTTTCAACTTCATCTGCTTTGGGTCTGGAGAACAGTTACAGCATGTGGTCCGGCATTAATGGAGGTTTCAAAGAGGAGGAAGCAGGAGTCTTTCCCCATGATGATAACTTTCTTAATGGTTTTGAATTTCAGGAAGATACTAGAGATCTTGCCCCAGTATTCTTAGGAAACTCCCCACTAGGTTACTTTGCCGGGTAA